The genomic region CCCGGTCTAGCTGACCAAAGCCTCTCTGTGAATACTATAATGTTCTCACGATCAGTGTGTCGCTGATGCACAGAAAACTAGTATCATAGAAAATGTCCATAATTaccgagtactccctccgtccgaaaaaacttgtccttCAAATGGATGTAAGGGAGTAAAACTTAACGAAACTACTTCACAGCCGACCCACCATGCACGATGCATGGACGATTGACCATCTGATGGGTGTGATGCACTTGGTTCCTTCATCCGATGGCTGGATGTGACCATCGTGCGCAAATCATGCATTAAGTATCATGTGTATAGCAGCGTTGAAAACTTAATACCTTGCTAGTAaggtaaggtgcccgtgcgttgctacggaacCACAATAAAACTAGTTCAGCTATGTCTTGAAGTTTGATAAATATTTTCCATAATTAAGCGAGTCATATGAAGGGGACATATATGTGGATGATCAACTCAAATGTCCAAATACAGCCCTTTTGATTGGCATTAGTAGTTGGAGTGCACTCAAATACTGCACCttaacaccaaataaaatgaagatGACATATACACCCAATGATACGGACATACGGTCTTAAGTATAATGATTATTTATGGGGAATCATGTGATCTGTTTTCATATTTTACCAAATGTATAATACTTCACGACACAAAGTTTGGACCGGATTATGAAAAATTCCCTTTATGAAAGATGCTTACAGGTAAAATGAAACATATTGCCAACACAAGTTGCACTCGGTCATCAAACGCATCAACACAGATACAAACCTGGCGGTGCATATTTCATTCAACACCTatgcctcgtcttcctcctctcacctCATGTGCTCCAGCGACATCGTCGCCCCTTCTCACCCATGCCTCCTTGCTCTAACCCCATCCTATGGTCACCTTACAACAGTGAAAGAAGAGGTTAGTACGGTAGCGGAAAGAATAGTGAACGCGCATCATAGTGGTTGTCTTCGAGAGTTGTGTTTATTATCAAGAAAAGATTCCACACATAAATATATTGTTGTGGGAGTAAGACCTCACACCCATGCATGCATGTTTAAAAAAATAGTGTTTACACCCAAAACATTGTTAATGATCCGATTGAAAAACTGAAATTTAATTCGTTAACGAGCGTTTGTTGTAGTGCACATTCTCTAGTGGCTTCGATAACTTGGGGTCATCTCTTGAGGAAAGACACGAAAGCCTTTTGCTATCTATACCGGATTTGCGTCACACTGCGATCAAAGCGAAGCTCGGTATGTGATGGTTAGCGCCTGTTAATGGCGGGCCTACGCTTCAAGTACACTAGAGTTTGGTCTCGGCTGTGACGGCCAACCTTAAATGTGAACGTCGTCTGCTTCACTCCTTTCTTAATGGAAAAAAGGAATTTtgagcaatttttatttttgaaacttTGCAAATTTTGAGTGAGTAAGGACTAAGGACTATAGATATGCACTTCACTCGaattgaaaaagaaaaagaaaagattgcaCTCTCCGTGACGAATCTGTGGCCACGCCGCCCGTCCCGCCACCGGGAAACCCATCTCCACCGCATCGGCCCGCTTGCTCTTGCTCGGCATCCTCGGCCGGTCTTGCTCTCGGACAGGGTTTCGCCGCGTACACctagccatggccgcctcgctgccACGCCTCTCCCTCCCGCCGACGGCCGCTCTCCCTGCCGTCGCCTCCTCTCGCTACCGCCCCGACCTCGCCCCcgtccccagccgccgccgccgcctcggcctccgtCTCCACCGCTCGCCGCTGGCACCTGCAGCTGCCGCGAGCTCGCCGTCCATTCCGTCTTCTTCACCGGAACCAGGGTCGGGTATCGGTGATGCCCTCGGTGGCGTCGCCATCTTCTCCGCGGCCACCGGCGAGCCCGTCCTGATCAGGGATCTGTGGGACCAGAACGAGGTAGAGATGCAGATGCTCACCTTTTTCTCCGATTAGCTTAGTCTTTGTCTTACGAGGAGATGTAGCATAGGAAATATTATACTGTATCTAGTTTGAGGTTCAGGTTTGCCACTCAGAGGTTCTTGTCAGAACCAGGGGCGTCCATTTGTTGCTTTGCTTGAATAAATTGTTCTCCTTCTGTAGGGCGAAACACTAAATCCCATTTAGCTACGAAATCATTTGATTTCCCTTTTTAATTTGCTGCGGTACATAACTAAATTGGGGGAGTAATTCGCTGCTTGTGCAGGGAATGGCTGTGGTCGCGTTGCTAAGGCATTTCGGATGTCCTTGCTGGTAAGAGAGCACCCCCCTCCTTCTGTAGATGAATTGTGTCACCTGGATATAGTTTGTGCGTGTTGGTTTGATTTCTTTTTCTGAGCTAATCATCAACTCTACTTGTGACCGTGTCCTCTGCAGCTGGGAGTTGGCCTTGACGTTGAAAGACGCGAAAGAAAGATTTGATTCTGCTGGCGTCAAACTAATTGCTGTTGGTGTTGGCACTCCTGATAAAGCCCGTATACTTGCTGAGCGTGTATGTAATACACTTCTATTTGTAGTTTATCTCGTACCCCCTCACCACACACTGCGAACTTTGGTGATCATCTATAATCTTATTCTAGACACAGATTTTTTACCATTTGACCTTCAACTTGTTTGTGGGTATGCGCCCACCAATAATTGCAAAGATCATTGCATAATTGCACAATCCTGCTGATGTTTTAATCTAACTTATTCACCTCGTGTGGGACTTGCTAGACAATGGATGTCTTAAAATCCCAATTGTTCATATATGCTGTATTTACTGGTGATATTTGAATATTTTCAGCCCTAAGTAACTTTGTTTAAAATATGTTCAATGCAGTTGCCCTTTCCATTGGATTACCTCTACGCAGATCCTGAGCGCAAGGTACTAATTTGCGTGCTCATGCCTTAATGTATCTACTGGATATTGCTATACTGTATGGTCACATCATATACTGCTCACATTCACATTTTATCTGTTAAAATTGTTAACATCTTCTTGCCATTGTCTGCATTGTACTAAGTCCTAGCAGGATTGACCCCATAGGAATGTGTCTATTTTGGAGAAAGAGTGTTGGAAATTATCTTACTTTTGGGCCAGTGATCATGAGAACTAGACAAAGTGGCGCGCTCTGCTGCGCCCGGCTATAGGCGAGTAGTTTGTACGCGATTTTAGATGGTGTGAGCCTCAATGATGCGTTGAGTATTGTTTTTATTTTATTCTTCAGCCAAGCGCAGATAAACTTCCTCCCCCCAACAAAGCTGCAGCAAAAGAACAAACCCTAAAAGAACCAGCGGCCATGGAAGAGCTGGCCTAGGACAAATCCTATTCCATGTGTAATGAGTGGAATAGCTACGTAGACACGCCCCCGCGTTGTTTTCAAAATTCATTCGTGTTTTTAAAACTTGGGACAATTTTTAAATGTAGGAACATTTTAAAAATTCGAACCTTGATTCTTAAATTTGTGGGCAATTATTTAATTCTGAGACATTTTAGAATTCATAAAATTTTCTGCGCGGAGGACAAAGCAGACTGGTTTTCCTAAAAAAAACAGATCCTGGTCACCAAACATGCGACGAAAGGATAAACATAAACACAGTCAGCTTTTCTCTTTAAGAAATCGTAAACACGGCCAGCTAAAACCCCAcaaccgggcccacatgtcatttagTACATCATTTCTTTTTTTGAGGGCGGCTGTTTAAGTCAGCTGCCCCTAAACTCCCAGAAATCAACAGCACACCCGCCCTATCACCGGCTGTGCAGCTAGTTCACGGCCTATCCACCAGGCCGACTTTCCAGTCAAAAACAGCTAGGAGTGGGCTGACCGAACTAACACAATTAGTCGCAAAACCACGCACCAGCGCTGAGGCCTcccctcaaaaaacaaaacaacattgaggcccacatgtcagcgactgcGAACCACCTGATAGCCACAGCGTTAGCCAATCTAGCCACGCATAAATTTGAAGGAGATATGTAATGATAAGTTTTTCATTTGGAAATGGTCCTTGTTGCTATGGTGGTTCTCCTTGATAAGTGTGTGTATATACATTTTGCTCGTTTCTTCAAACTTAGATGTAGTCATGTAAATAGGTAAATGAGATAGACACATGGATATACAATATTTGGTACATGAGGATCAATGATCTCATCGTCTATGGATTGGAAATTTAAATTTTATTATCCataaatttttatttatttatcctGTCCCCAAGTGCATGACATCCTTTAAACCCTTTCAGGCTTATGATCTCTTGGGCCTATATTTTGGTGTTGGTCGCACATTCTTCAACCCAGCCAGTGTAAGCATCATTTGTAGCAGTGATTTTTCATTTGTGTAGTTGTTTTATCATGAAAGTTGTGTGGACATTGTCCTGAACAAGAACGCATATCTTTGAAGGTGAAAGTGTTTTCTCGGTTTGATTCCCTCAAGGAGGCAACAAAGAACTATACAATCGAAGCCACCCCAGATGACAGGCCAAGTGTCCTGCAACAGGTTATATCATTTACCCATAGTCAACTGCTTCTGCCACTATACTCTGAAGTCTGAACATTGCAGAGTCTTTGTTGATCAATGGACCGCCATTTTGTTTGTTATGTTCGTTAGGGTGGAATGTTCGTGTTCAAAGGGAAAGAACTGTTATATGCGTGGAAGGACGAGGGCACAGGTGATCATGCACCATTAGATGATGTCCTGAGCATCTGCTGTAAAGTTCCAGTAGCCTGATGTTGAGTCCTATGAACGGGTACGCCAGATTCTGCTTTTTTATTCCCATCATCACACACAACAATAGAAAATTAAGTGTTCTTTTTTTGGGTATATAAAAAGAGCAGTTTAAGTTTTTTTTATGTCAGCCGGTGCCAAAAGAAATAAGCATATACTTTGGCTTTCTATTCTCTTCACCACCCCCCCTCCCTCCTTTCTCAGTCATGAAAGATTCTCCCGTTTATTTGTCCGTGCAGGGTCCGTTCTTACTGCATAACCGTACTGCGCAGGTGCTTCTCGTACAGACATTTCATAAGCTTGGTGGTATCAGATGACTTTCGAAATACTGGATCCTGATATAAAGGTAGCGTCCCCTGCATGTGTATGTATTAATATTTTTGACAAACTTTCTAACACCTTGTTAATTATAGGAGCTTAGCAGGGTTGGTTTTTGGTAGATATATGTAACTGATCATGAACACTGCACAGTGCTCTAAAATATAGCGATACGTTATCTTCGGCTTGTGTattggctttattaatttaaagccgggtgCTTCTTGGACCTTTCTTCTAAAAATTTGTAGCAATACTGTTTCTCATGGAATACTGCATATATCCACAAGTGTCCAATTTCTTGTCGAATGCTGCATACCTGCACATCATGCGATTGGGCTGCACATCAAGGAGGGCAGATGCATAGAATCTCAAATGGTTAAAACCCTAGCCTCTGACCAACCCACCCCGCGGAGACCAAGGAAGCTGCTACGCTGGAGGCCTGGAGCAAGGTTGCAGCACACCAAACGTGATACGGCTTTGCTCTTGGTTTCAGAAATCTTGCCGGAGCTACTACTCTGTATCTAAAAGGGCGTGTACAATAATATTATCTTAACGAGTGTCATATATTTTGATACACTAGTTAAGACTAAAAGATAACCCATCGTACATCATATTTTTATTGACATCTCTAACATATGTgggaaatttaaaataaaattgtctTATCAACCGCTGTGTAAGCGCTAAATGGACCGGAAGGATACGCATGCCCGTTTCTTCGTACGAAAGACTCTGGCATctgagatatactcaaagagctgAATTCTTCTGCTAAGGAGAAACCTGTTCCCTTGTAATTTGGTTTTTGAATCCGGTTCTTTATTATTTCAAGCCTGCTATTTCCTGTTCTGGTTGAGCTGTAAAAGCAATGCAAATCGACTCTCTTGGAGAGATAGAAATTTCACACGTACGCAGGTCATGCcccctttgattcaaaggattttcatagaaTTTTTGAAGAATTAGAATCCTTAGAAAATTTCCTACATAACTCATTTGATTCGTATGTTtgaatcatgtactccctctgtcccataatataagagtgttttttacaCTAGAGGGAGTAGATTTTATCCAAAAAAAATCATTTGTACTCCTACATTCTATAGGAAATCTACTATCCAATCAGTGACTCAAACCACTTAAAAAAATCCTTTGTTCTTTTTTCTGCGGTGTGATCAAATGACTCAAATCatgtactccttccgtcccataatataaaaacgttttttacactagtgtagtgccaaaaacgttcttatattatgggacagagggagtactagaattTAAATGGGCATTGCATTCCAATCATTTTCAATTTTTCATACTTCTACGTTTTAAAAATCCTGAGTCAAAATCAAAACCATGCATACGAAATGAACCGTGAGTCGTGACCGGCGCCCACCGCCCGCACCCGAGAGGCCGAGCCAACGATTAGCCCGGGCCCACCGCCGCACCGGGAAGCAAAATTTAGGCCACCCAAACCCGGGAGGAAACCCATCCATTCCCGTTCAAACCCAGCTCACCTTCCTCCCCCCTTCCCAcccgccgccggcgccaccgccaccgccgccccgggaCCAACGATGCTGCTGGTCAGCCAGGCCGCCAACGGCTCCCTCTCCGCGCGGCGGCTGCCCTCCAAGCCGCTCGCCAGCCGCCGGGGCGCCAACCCCTACCCCCTCTTCGCCGGGCCCCGCgtcgcgcgccgccgcctcgcgctctCCGGCGCCGCCGACGCGCGGGacgcgccccgccgcgcctccgCCACCCACGCGGCCGCGGGCGAGGGCCCCTCCGGCTCCCCCGCCGCCGAGGACCCCGTCCTCCTCGGCGTCAGCGACGACCGCGTGCCCCTCGAGGGCGTCATCCAGGTCGAGAGGCCCGGCCAGGCCGACGCCCAGTCCAAGCTCGTCTCCTACGCGTAATTCCTTCTCCCCTAGCCAATGCGCCATTCCCCGCTTGTGTCTCTGTTTTGGTTTGATTTGGTCCGTTCGCTGATCCCTTGCGTTCGCAGGAAGATAGGGCTTCTGGCCGGAGGGGATCTGCTCTGCCTCCTGGTCTTCTCCGCGATTGGGAGGCTCAGCCATGGCCTCCCCGTGCTTGACGCCGAGACCTTCAAGACGGCCGACCCGTTCATTGCTGGTCAGAGAAACGTGtccccctcttcttctttttccctcTGATGATGTTCGTCCGTTGGACGAAGGGGTTGCTAACGGAATCGGGTCTTCTGCAGGTTGGTTGCTTAGCGCCTACCTCCTTGGCGGGTTTGGTGATGATGCCAAAGGAAGCAATGGTGTTGGGAATGCTGTAACTGTTGCAGCGAAATCCTGGGCTGTTGGTATACCGGTAATTTGTCTCCTATTAGCACCTGTACTCAAAACCCAAACAAGACCTTCATTTCATAATTAGAACGGCGATAAATCCACTGATTTCGTAATGTCTATTTATAGGTTGCGAGTTCATGTTATGAACATTGTAGAGTGTATACCCATTTACTTAACAGATAATCAGCTGTTGCCTGTTGGCCCTGTTCCATCACGCTATCCATGTCCATTCTGCTGAGCATGTGTTCTATCGTGGATTCTTCATAGTTCATTGTGTCTGATACGTTTTACCCGGCCTTTATCAATACATCTATTGGATGCATATGTCAATTTTTAATGAGGAATAGTGGAAAACCACCCCTTGTCAGCAAAGATAGTATACTGTTTTGGTTCCGTGGCTTTTGAAGGCAAGTTAGTAGACAGTTTAAACATAGTATATGAGAAAGCCTGTATCATCAGTTTTAGCAATGAAATTGGGGGGAACCCCTTAATTCGAAAATAAAAATAACTATATGAGAAAAGTTAAAAGAGGATGGATTCATCTTAGAGAAAGGGCACAAGCAAAAAGTAGCATGGAGTTTTTTCCCAATAACCTAAAAAATTCCCTGTTTTTTTAGCTGTAATGCACTGTAGAAAGGCTCCTGCAGTCATATATTAATCAAAGGTAAAATGAGGTTACATGATATGTAGTACAAGGTACAGGGTCTTTGACCCTAATCCATAAGGACTACACTTATGTCAGGGAACAGGAGTTCTAGGTAGTTTGTTGCACAAGGGTGGTTATAAAACCCTCCAGGTCAGGCTTAGCCCTATGTCTCAAGAGTGCAAATCTTGCTTGAATCTAGACAGCCAGGACCTATGTGAATATGGAATCCTTTGGAAATCATATTGTTTCTTCCACATTTGACTCAAAATTTGAAGTATATATAGTCAGATAAGCTTGTTACACATTTGACTACCTTTTAGTAGCCCAATGAAGATGCATTGCTTGACAATTTTTTTATTGGCGCTACCAAATAGACAAATACATCGCCTTACTAAACAAACTAAGAATCTTCTCTATGGCTCTATCGACCGAGTAATGTGTCCAAACCTCTAAAATTGATTGTTGCCTTTGCTATCCTGTGGTAGTGCTGATGTAAAAAAAAACTAGTCAAAATTTTATGGTTCTGCAATCATGGGGAAGCAAATGCTGGCATTCTTTTGTGCTTGCGCACTTGATACATGCCTCACCTCAATAATGGCTTATGGATATAAAGATGGTGTTCTGTTTTGTGTTTAACTTGTGCAATTTACTGCTATATCTCATGGTTTATCTGTTGTGCTAGTTTCTTGTTATGCCAATATTTTTTGGGGGATGGTAATACCTGAAGCACAACACGACAGGTCTTGTATTTATGAGATTATAACTAAAGAAAGAAGCAACGATGACGGCATGACATGCATTTGAGCATCTGTGGTTTTTGACATCCATAATGTGGTGTTAAGTCTATGATTTCTATTTGTTTGGATCACTTTATAAGATTTTAGACATTTATGCCAATTTATTGCTCAAGACGTAGGCTATGCTAGGAGATTATTTGTTTCAGAGTGTTGAACCATACATAATTTTGTTAGATTTCCCTGAACAAGACTAGGAAATTCTAGGAAATCTTACACAAACATAATTGAACTTGGTCAGTCTTCTGAAGCTGGAGAGCTGTTGTTAACTTGCGTAAGTCTGCATTTGCATCTATGTGTGTTCTGAACTCTCTAAAAACATGTTGATAATCATGTTTCTTATTATGTGACTGTTCTCACTCTTGTTTGTTTGATGCCTTCATTAGCATAGAAGCATCTGATGATGATGTGTCTGCTGGTTTTTTATGTCTGGTGCTGACTTCAATTTGCTATCTCCTTTCAGTTAGGAATTGCCATTCGTTCAGTGACCGCTGGTCATATTCCACAAATTCCTTTCGTCTTTGTGGCCATGGGAAGTACCGGGGTCTTGTTGACTGCATGGCGTGCTCTGATTTCCCAGGTTCTTTCCGCTGGACAGAGCAAGAAGGATGATGTATACAAAAAGGGAAATCCTTTTGAGCTTTTTGAGGTTagaagtttttatttattttaaacatACCACAGCATCGTTGATTCATGCAGATGTTTCCATCGAAGGCCATTTTGGCTCAAATTTTTCTCTGAAATATATCCTAGTACAATTGATTAGCCTATTAATAAACATGTCCTAACATATGCTTCCTTCTCTTTTGGCACATTTTTTCAATTGATTGCAGCTAGTTTGTCCGAAAAATGATATTCTAGGTCTTTGTTTGTTGTTTTGCAAATATTTACACATAGAACAACACTTCATCCTTCGCTGTTGTAACCTTTTCGGTATAATTTGGCATGTTTTTCCCAATTGACTACTTCCATCAAATCATTCTGAATTAAACTTGTCATGGAAGGAGAATCTCATCTTTGTAACAAGGTCGGAAAGCTCTTAGAACAAATGCAATGACGAAGATTGCATTATATTGCTTATTTCCTAGGAGAAACTTTGCCCTATGCAAAGGCTTTGTGCTTCTTGGTTCCCATCGCAAGTCATCTTCGTTCCTACTGTGGATTGTTATCTTTCAAGCACTGACAATGGCTGGCTTTTACTTATGCCAACTTACTTCCTTTATCCTTGCAGTTGCTCACATCGCTGGTGCGGAGGTGGTGAGGTCTGAAGCTCAAAAAGGCAAGAATTACCACCAACCTTGTGTAAGTACAATTTTGAAGGCCAAGGGCCCAAGATGGAATAGAACATAGTCGGATCATATGCAGAAACTGCTTGACAAGATCGCACAGAGGCAATGCCCCGGATTCTAATATTAAGAAGATGTAGCTGATCAATCCCTTGTAATTACTGTATGCAGCCTGACCTAATCATTCTAATACTAATGAATAAACTGTGCCTTCTTGGTCCTGAATTTCTTCTGTTTCTTCCTACTTTATGCACAAACGCTTGTTGCTTCATGTTTTCAGATCCAATTGCCTGTTCTGCACCAATGTTTCCTCGCTGAGAAAGAGCACAAATGCTGTGGCTTCAGAGTAACGGTGCATTTTATCTCCCTACTACTTCTACGCTACTAGGATCAGGTCTAGATGCCGCCCCTGAAGAAGGGCTCGCCGAGGAAGGAGCTGGAGTAGGTGCCGCCGCCGTTGGGAAAGAGCGTGAGGAGGCAGACGACGGCGAGCACGAAGCCCCACGCGTAGCGCTCGCTCCCCAGCGGCGTGATCTCGTCCTGCGCCGGGATCTCCTCCCCGCCGCGGATGAAGGTGGCGAAGAGCCCCCACGCCAGGCACAGCACGCTGCCGCCGACGGCGCCCGCCCCCAGCAGCAGCGACGTGCCGAACGACAGCAGCACCGCCGTGCGCCGCCCGAGCAGCGCCTGCGCGACCCGGCCGCCCTCCAGCCGCCCGACCGGCAGCAGGTTCAGCGACGTCACCACGATCCCCAGCAGCCCCGCGAACGCCAGCGGGTCCACCGGCACGCCCACGCCCTCCACCGCGTTGGGCAGCACGTTCCCCAGCTCGTCCGCGTACGGCCCGATCACCTGCTGCACGAACGACAGCAGCGGGTTGTTGTAGAAGAACTCCGGCCGGATGAACCTGCCACCGCCGCCAACGAAAACGTCGTCAGAGCTCTTGCTGGGGTTAACAATGGCGCCCAGATGTACTCCacccgttcggaattacttgtcacggaAATCAATGCATCTAGATGTTCTAGATGCATTCATTTccatgacaagtaattccgaacggagggagtagtacgtatGGTTGTGCCGCTACTTACAGGGCGTTCTCGCCGCCGTTGAAGCTGCCGTCGGCAATGAAGGCCGAGACGGCCAGCACCACCGACGTCAGGTACGCGCTGGCCGTGCAGGCGACGGGGATGTCGAACAGGGCCTTCTTGTTCGGCAGCAGCGACTCGTAGTTGTTCATCACGCCCAGGCATCCCGTCCAATTCGACGGCACCAGGAACGACGGGCTCAGCTTCACCCCGTACCTCGCCGCCGTCAACCTCGTCGCGATCTGCCATGGAATTGTTGTTCCCAAGACCATCATTACCATCTGGTGAGCATTTATCCAAGAAAAGCTTAATGAGCAGACGATGGAGTACCTCGGACACGCCGAGGATGGAGAGGAAGCCTCCGAAGAGGGGGAGGACGTCCGAGACGTAGTCGTCGAAGGAGGCGCCGGGCTTGAGGAAGAAGCCGCTCATGAGTGCTATGGTCCCGAAGGTCGTGACGGCCAAGGCCACGGCGCTCAGGTAGCCCCACGGCGTGCTCAGCCTGGTCACCTCGAGCTGCAGCTCGATCTCTGCTTTCGGCTGCACCATGCACACCTGCTTGGTGACGTCGTCGTTCCTCTCCTCCATGAACCACAGGGTGACCTCTGTCCCGGCCGCCTCCGCGATCTTCTTCTCCAGCCTCGGCCTCACCTCCTCGATGGGCTTCCTCAGGTTGCCGATGAAGATGCCACCGTCGCCGAACCTCCGCACGTCCACCGCGAAGAACGTGTCGTACCCGAAACAGCTCTTGAGCTGCATGCACCATTTAATTCGCGCGCCCAGAGATCAGCAAATCTTCATCGATTTCCCAATTCCCATGGTTGAACTGAAAATTCAAAATAGATTACCTTGTTGAGGTCGAGCGCCTTGAAGGTCTgctcggcctcctccagcctctgcTTCTCCCGTTCCAGCGTGCCCTTGATGAACCCACGGAGCAGGCCGGCGACCGGGCTGCCGTCGGGCTCGCGGTCGAGCTCCCGGAGCTTCCGGTCGGCGCGCTTCTTCTCGAGCTTGATGGCGGCCTCGATGGACGGGTTGCCCATGAACTTCTTGAACTCCTCGTCCGACCTCCAGTCCACCTCCTGCTGCTCATCCCTGCTCTTCTTCTCGCCGTCCTCGCCATCACCTCCTTCCTGGTGATCTCCTGCCCCTCCTCCTCCGGCATGATGCGACGAGACCTTCTTCGCCTCCTCAACCTTTTGCTCGTCAGGAGCAACGGCAGTGGAGGAGACCGGCCGGTTCTCCGTCGCCCGATCTTGCTCCCGCAGCGAGCACCTGACGACGGAGCTTCTCCTGAGAGGTGGCCTGTGATGGTTCTTGCAGAAGCTTCTTGGTAAGGTTGCTCTCCTActagtgctgctgctgctgctacacaCGATAGTTGCAACGAGAGAAGTGGAAGCCATTACTGGCGGCGAGCTGTGGAGCTTGGTTTATGGTGCCTGCTTCCTGTTCGATCTGGTGCTTTGATTTTGGTGTGGAGATCCTGGGAGCTCATGAGGGGAGCTTAAAATGGTtcggaaggaggaggaaggcgagcGTTCTAGAAGGTCGGAGAATGCGCCGGGAGGAGTCGTGAAGAATGCGACAGCCGGAGCAGCAGATGTGGTGGAGTAGTGGCGGGTGGCGACGAAGGAGGTGAAGGCCCCCGGCTTATCCAATTGGTCAGGAGAAATGTACACTTGGCGGCAGCTCGCCTTGCTAAAGCTTCTAGCATGGCCCTGCCTCCAAAGGCTTTTCTAACTTGGGCCAAATTTGAACATTTTAACTAGTAAAATATATTTGTATGGAGTAAATATTTAAAGTTGCATATTAAAACTCTGGTCTGTGTCCAAACCATTGTTTATGCTAGATGATAGCCCGCACATTGTTGCGGGAGCATACGGAAGTGCGATAGTGTAGGAATTCGTAGCCGCCAAAATGTAAAATCACTGGATGGAAAATTGGTGGCATGTTTTTCTTTTTGCATGAAAAATGGGTAAGCTATAAATTAACCGTGTTATATTCATATGTTGGTCACAACACAGGATAGATACATGCACGTGGTATTTATAATACATTTACATATCTCCAAGGCAGTTCTTGTAGGTATGTTAACCCA from Triticum aestivum cultivar Chinese Spring chromosome 4A, IWGSC CS RefSeq v2.1, whole genome shotgun sequence harbors:
- the LOC123087004 gene encoding prostamide/prostaglandin F synthase; amino-acid sequence: MAASLPRLSLPPTAALPAVASSRYRPDLAPVPSRRRRLGLRLHRSPLAPAAAASSPSIPSSSPEPGSGIGDALGGVAIFSAATGEPVLIRDLWDQNEGMAVVALLRHFGCPCCWELALTLKDAKERFDSAGVKLIAVGVGTPDKARILAERLPFPLDYLYADPERKAYDLLGLYFGVGRTFFNPASVKVFSRFDSLKEATKNYTIEATPDDRPSVLQQGGMFVFKGKELLYAWKDEGTGDHAPLDDVLSICCKVPVA
- the LOC123087006 gene encoding uncharacterized protein; amino-acid sequence: MLLVSQAANGSLSARRLPSKPLASRRGANPYPLFAGPRVARRRLALSGAADARDAPRRASATHAAAGEGPSGSPAAEDPVLLGVSDDRVPLEGVIQVERPGQADAQSKLVSYAKIGLLAGGDLLCLLVFSAIGRLSHGLPVLDAETFKTADPFIAGWLLSAYLLGGFGDDAKGSNGVGNAVTVAAKSWAVGIPLGIAIRSVTAGHIPQIPFVFVAMGSTGVLLTAWRALISQVLSAGQSKKDDVYKKGNPFELFELLTSLVRRW
- the LOC123087005 gene encoding probable zinc metalloprotease EGY3, chloroplastic, encoding MASTSLVATIVCSSSSSTSRRATLPRSFCKNHHRPPLRRSSVVRCSLREQDRATENRPVSSTAVAPDEQKVEEAKKVSSHHAGGGGAGDHQEGGDGEDGEKKSRDEQQEVDWRSDEEFKKFMGNPSIEAAIKLEKKRADRKLRELDREPDGSPVAGLLRGFIKGTLEREKQRLEEAEQTFKALDLNKLKSCFGYDTFFAVDVRRFGDGGIFIGNLRKPIEEVRPRLEKKIAEAAGTEVTLWFMEERNDDVTKQVCMVQPKAEIELQLEVTRLSTPWGYLSAVALAVTTFGTIALMSGFFLKPGASFDDYVSDVLPLFGGFLSILGVSEIATRLTAARYGVKLSPSFLVPSNWTGCLGVMNNYESLLPNKKALFDIPVACTASAYLTSVVLAVSAFIADGSFNGGENALFIRPEFFYNNPLLSFVQQVIGPYADELGNVLPNAVEGVGVPVDPLAFAGLLGIVVTSLNLLPVGRLEGGRVAQALLGRRTAVLLSFGTSLLLGAGAVGGSVLCLAWGLFATFIRGGEEIPAQDEITPLGSERYAWGFVLAVVCLLTLFPNGGGTYSSSFLGEPFFRGGI